In Bacillus thuringiensis, the DNA window GCTCATGAGGTCTTCTTGTAATAACTTTGGGATTTTTTCATAATGATACTTTACACAAAATAAGCTTAGAAGCTCTTCATTAGACATTTCTTCATTTTTTACATTTAAATACATTATTTTTAACTTGTTAAGAGAACAGTTACGGCCAAAAACATACTCATTAATTCCATATCCATCAAATTCAATTATCATATTATCACTGTTGGGTGCTAGCCAACGTTATAGCTTAAATTTTAGATAAATCTATTATACATTTTTGGGGATGTAGTGAGAATATAATTCTATAAAGTGAGAGGATATGAATGGAACGATATAAATTAGTTTTAGAAGGCCCTAAACAATTTAAGTGGGAAAAGTGTGAAATTAAGCCTATACAGCACGACGAAATTATCATTAAAACAATCGCAGGTGCAATAAGTATTGGCGCAGAGTTACCGCAGTATAGTGGATCTGACGTTACAGATACAAATCCTATTTATCCAAGAAAAACTGGATATGAAAGTTATGGTGAAGTTATTCAAGTTGGTAATAAAGTAACAAATGTAAACGTAGGCGATAAAGTAGTTTCTTTTTATGGACATGAAACGATAGGAATAGTTACGGGGTATAAAGTAATTCGAGTACCTAGTTATATAAAGCCTAAAGTGGCTTTATTATCTATTCTTTCATGTGATGCCGCTAAAGGAGTATTGAAAATAGACCCACGGCAAGATGAAAAGGTGCTTATAACTGGAATGGGAGTTATCGGTTTACTCGCTTGTTATTTCTTAAAATCCTATGTAGGTGTTAAGCAAGTGGATGTTGTTGAACCAAATAAAAATAGAAGAGAATTTGCAAAGAAGTTTGGTGTGAAAAACACATTTGATTCAGAAGAACAAATAATAGAAACATATAATTACGGTTTCGAATGTTCTGCTACAAATAGAGGGTTTCACACATTACAAAAGGCTATTAATAATAATGGGGAAATATGTATTCTTTCTGATGGTAATATAGAAGAGCTAGCATTAACCGCCGACTTTTATCGGAAAGAATTGAAAATCATTGGTTCAAGTGACGGTTATGATTATCAAAAACATGCAGATTGGTTTTTTAGTCAAATAGAACAAACACCATGGATAGAAGAAATTTTTCAACATGAAATTCATTATTCTACACTCGAGCAATGTTTTGCAGAATTGAGTAAAGGGACAATAAATCCATTGAAAGTATTCGTTTCATATGAATAATAGGTCAACTTATAGCTTATAATTCATCCTTTAATGGAGAATGCTAGTAACATTCACCATTAAAGGATTGGGCTATTATGAATATGATTTTGGAAAGCATAATTTTAATTCTTACTGGAATGATTGCATTAAAAATGACAGGTAGTAAATCTGTTAGTCAAATGACGAGAGCGGAAATAATTATAGTAGTATCAATCGGCCGTATTATTGTAGAACCAGTATTAAGTAGGAAAGTAGTCCCATCTATATTTGCAGCTGTAATATTTGCAAGCGTACTTCTTATCATTCATTTCTTTGAATTGAAATCAAGGAAGGTGGAACAATTCCTAAATGGCAGTAGTGTTGTTATTGTTGAAAACGGAGAAATTGTAAAAGAGAATTTGATGAAAGCAAAAATGTCGGAACAACAACTATATATGCAATTAAGAGAAAAAGGAATTCTTGATTTAAAGAGTTTACAACAAGTTACAGCTGAACCGAATGGGCGTATTGGTTATCAATTGATAGAGAAAGCTCAACCAATAACTTTAGAAGTGTTAGAAAAAGTAATAGATCAGTACAATATAAAAAGATAATTTCTTATGTAAAAATGCCAATATACAATAGAAGTATTGGTATTTTTTATTTTGTCTAAATGTAAAAATTAATATTTAGAATACATATTCAACCAATCTTTAAAATAGATATAGGCTTATTAATATGCTATATTCAATGGACCTATAGTGACTGTGGTGAAAAAAGCAGCGTTAAAATGAATAGGTCTTTCATGTGATGCTATACAAGAGATAAGAATAAGGAGATAAAAATAAAATGGAATTTTGGGAATCAAGTTTTATTGAGAAACAAACAATGTGGGGATTTGAACCTACAGAATCTGCAATTTTGACAAAAGATGTTTTTCTGGAAAAGAACGTTAAAGATATATTAGTACCGGGTATTGGATATGGAAGAAACGCAAAGGTGTTTATCGATAATGGTTTAAATGTAACTGGAATTGAGATTTCAAAAACAGCTATTGATTTAGCGAAACAAAACGGACTAGAAGATGTTAGTATATATCACGGTTCGGTAAACGAAATGCCTTTTGATAATAAACTTTATGATGGAATATTTAGTCATGCACTTCTTCATTTGTTGAATGAGAAGGAAAGAGAGAAATTTATTAAAGATTGTTATAATCAGTTAAAACCTGGTGGATATATGGTTTTTACAACCGTTTCTAAAAAAGCTCCCATGTATGGAAAAGGGAAAAAGTTGGAGCAAGATTATTTCGAAATCATGGAAGGCGTAAAAATGTTCTTCTATGATAATGCCTCTATAAAGCAAGATTTTAATAAATATGGAATAGTACAAGTTTCGGAAATTGATGAACCAAATAAAAACATGGAAAATAAACCTTCAATCAATTTCTTAATGATAAAATGTAAAAAAGAACTATAACTAAAAGTTATTAAGAATTATTAAAGATGTTTATATATTGATTATGCACAAATAAAAAGGACAAGCATATAATAGAAATACCTATTAACTTTAAGTAACTTTAACTTTCTTTAATAGGGCATCTCAAAATCCCTAAAAAGAGCACTTGCGGAAACAAGTGCTCTTTTTTTTTGTTTATTTAAGATGATTATAGTTCGTTTAATTAATATGGAATTTAAAACCATAAACTTTGAACAAAATGGTAAAATTAATAAGAGGATGTATAAGGGGGACGGGGATTTGAAACTTAAAGAACTGGCGAATTTGTTATTGATTAAAGAGACCATTGGGGATATGGATGTAGAAATTACGGGCTTGGAAATGGATTCTAGAAAGATAACTAGTGGAAATCTATTTATATGCGTATCAGGTATCGATGGTTTTCTTGAAGATCGGCATCAATTTGTTGAAGATGCAGTGAATAAGGGTGCTGTAGCACTAATTGTAGAAAGAGATGTAAATATTGAGATACCTAAAATAATTGTTAAAGATGCTAGGTATGCTATGGCAGTTATTGCGTCACATTTCTATGGTTATCCATCTAATAAAATGAAGCTAATTGGAATTACAGGTACAAATGGGAAAACAACTACTTCCTATTTACTTGAAAAAATTTTAAGTGATTATGGATATCACACGGGGCTCATGGGGAATAACGGAGTCAAAGTTGGTTCAAAATGGTATCCAACTGATATAAATACGCAAGAACCTCCAACACTTCAACGAAATTTGCAAATGATGAAAAATCAAAATGCAGATTATTGTGTTATGGAAGTTACGTCACAAGGTTTACATATGGGAAGAGTTAAAGGATGTAACTTTAAAATAGCTGTTTTCACAAATTTAACGCAAGATCATTTGGATTATCATGGAACATTTGATGAATATAAGCATGTAAAAGGTCTTCTTTTTTCAAGATTAGGAAATGATTTTTCTACTACAGATAAAAAAGTTACTATTTTGAATGCAGACGATCCATCGGTAGAATACTTTAAAAACATTACTTCAGCTGAGGTTATCACTTATGGGATGCATAATGGAGCAGATGTTCAAGCGAAGAGCATAACTTTAAGCTCAAAAGGAATTCGGTTTTTAGTTTCGTCCTTTAATGGAGAAATAGAAGTTAACCTAAATCTAGTAGGACGTTTTAATGTATATAATGCATTAGCAGCAATAACAGCGGCGTTGGTTGAAGATATTCCGCTTACAAACATTAGTGATAGCTTATCTAACTTAAAGAGCATTGAAGGTAGAATGGAAATCATAGACGCAAATCAAGATTTCCTTGTAATAGTGGATTATGCTCATACACCTGATGCGTTAGAAAATGTCCTCTCTACAATTAGTGAGTTTTCAAAAGGTAAAATCATTACTGTTTTCGGTTGCGGTGGAGATAGAGACGCAAAAAAACGATCTATAATGGGTGAAATTGCTGGAAGTTATAGCGATTTTGTTTTTATTACTTCTGACAATCCCCGTTCGGAAGATCCGCAGTTAATAATGAAAGATATTGAAAAAGGATTTTCAAAGAATAATAATTTGAATTATAAAGTAGAGGTAGATCGTGAACTAGCGATAAATCACGCAATAAAAATGGCATCTTCTAATGATATTGTTTTGATTGCGGGGAAAGGGCACGAAACGTATCAAATTTTAAAAGATACAACAATTCATTTTGATGATAAAGAAAAAGCTCGACAAGCAATTATTAATAAATGAATGAATTCAATTAATAGCTGAATAGTATTGCTAATAAAAATAATGTTTTAGATGAAGCTAAAACTAATAACGAAGCAATTTTTTGAAGAATTTATAATTGAAAGGTAAGGGTGTTTCTAGGAATATATGAGGGAAAACCTTACCTTTTATAGTTTTATTTCTTAAAAACAAATGTTATAGCATTTGTTTTTAATTGAATGTGTCTTTCGTTTCGGACTATATCATAAGCTAATTCTTTTATTTCAACTTTTATTTCTTGCCATTCCTTATAAATACTTTTTAATAGATGTATCATATCATCAGTAGGAAGGTTAATTTCAATTAAAGCATCTAATTCTTCATTCGTATGTAAGTCAATTTCTTGTATGTTTGAGTTAATAATTAAACAATTGATACCACCAGTCTTTGTACCTCTTTTCATAGAATGGAGCACGTTTGTTAAATCTTCTTCTGATTTAACATGCTCTAAACTTGATACTGCAACGATATAATCATAAGTATCAGGTTGGATGTAGTAGTTTTCAATTGATGCTTGTTCTGTTTTTATAACTTCAAATACATCATGTTCTTTGCTATAAGTTTGTAATTTTGTTAACGCGGAATCCAGTAAGTCCACACATGCAACAGTACCGCTAGCATTTTTTATTTTTTGTGCAATTGTAATGCTATTTCTTCCAACGCCAGAGCCGAGGTCAAGCACTTGCAAGTTATTTTGTCCTTCAAAGTAATCTAGTAAGTTCATAACTGTTTTAACCGGTTTATAAAGCCAAGAACCAGTTTCAAATAGTTTATATTGTTCATAGCAAAGGTCGTGATATTTCTTTTCTTCGTGTCTTATGTGATCAATACGGTTCATATAGTTTCAGCTCCAATATTTTTATTACAAAATGAATAGGTGGGGCAGCCTTTAACATTTGTTTGAATTCGAAAAATACCACCAGCATGTGGATACTCTTTTAATTCGTCATCCGTCATTCTTGTTCTGGCTGTTGTAACATATAAATCAGTTAAGTTAGGTCCACCAAATGTACATGAGGTTACATATAACGCAGGAATTGGAATACTTAATATTTGTTCTCCAGTTAAAGGATTCCACCTAGTAATCTTTGAACCTCCCCAATGTGCAATCCATAAACAACCTTCTTCGTCAATTGTCATACCATCAGGTAGACCATCATTTTCAGGGAAAATGATTACATCACTTGGATTATGAATTTCTCCAGTACGTATATTATTTTGATAGCGAACCACTTTTTTAGTAGGTGTATCTATAAAGTAAAGGTATGTATGATCAGGTGACCAAGCGATTCCGTTTGAAGTATTTACATGTGAAACTTTTTTCTCTACACTCAAATTATTATGTAAACAATATAAGGAACCTGCAGCATTAATACCGTATGTATCTGTAGTGCCTGCCCAAAAACGACCAGCGGGATCACATTTTCCATCATTAAAACGATTTTCTATTAAATGTGGTTCAGGGTCAAAAATATGTGTCAGTATTTCTGTTTTTACATTAATAGAATAAAATCCGTTTTCCATAGCTAGGAGTAGTACGTCTTCTAAATATGGAACAACACAGCCGATTTGTTGATTGAGAGCGATTACTCGGTTTGTATTTGCAGTAGGATTAAGTATGCATAATTGTTTCTCTATAATATCAACCCAGTATAAAAGTTGCTTTTTTTCATTCCAACAAGGTCCTTCAGCTAAACTAGCTTTAGCATCTAAAACCAATTCTATATTACTGATCAAGATGTTCACCTCAATTTATAAGATATTTATATAATTCGATAAGAATGAAGGTAAACCTTTTTGTCAGAGGATATTAAGATTTTTACTGTAGAAAACTGACTATCTTAAGCGATTAAAAAATGTATAAACATGGAGAGGAAAATGCATATGATGTTTTATGAAATTGTTTGCTTTTCGTGTAAAAATATATTCCGTGTATACGAAGGAAGCGAAAAATATAAGCGATTTAAAGAGAAACCGAAAGGGACATATTGTTGTGATGAATGCAGTCATAAAATTCAATTAGAAGCGATAAAGCATTTATTTAGATAGCTTTATTGTCCGGAAAAGTTTGACAATAAAGGTATTATAAATTATCATATGAAAAAACTAATATTTAAAATGGCATGGAAGAGAAGAGTAGTTAAGAAAGGGTACGTACAGAGAGCTCTGGTAGCTGAGAAAGAGCGGTATACATCTTAATGAAAAAAGACTTGGAGCTGCGCAAGGAACTAATTTGTTTAGGGATAGTGCGACGGGTTCTCCCGTTATAGAGATAGGGTATAAGCATATTTTGCCGTACCTGAAGAGGTTAATATGGCGACGTATTGACAAACTGAGGTGGTACCGCGAAGCTAACAACTCTCGTCCTCAAGATGAATAATCTTGGGGGTGGGAGTTTTTTTATTGTATAAAACTGAAAGTGTGAAAACAAAAAAATTGAGGTGATTAATATATGCATTGGGCGTATGAAGTAGCGCATGAATTAATAAGAAAACATCCAAACAAAGAAACTTTTGTTTGCGCATCTGGAATAAGTCCATCTGGTTCTGTTCATATCGGGAACTTTCGCGAAATAATAACGACTTATTTCGTTGTAAGAGCACTTCAAGATTTAAGGAAAAAGACTCGTTTTATATTTTCATGGGATGATTATGATAGGTTTAGAAAAGTCCCTAAAAATATTGATCCATCTTTTGCAAAATATATTGGTATGCCATACTGTGATATTCCAGATCCATATGGCTGTCATAATTCGTATGCAGAGCATTTTGAAAAAGAGTTTGAGAAATCACTTCAAGCATTTGGGATTGAAGTGGAATTCATATATCAACATGCTGAATATAGAAGTGGAAGGTATAACAAAAACATATTAGAGGCTTTATATAGAAGGAAAGAAATATACGATATTTTAATGAGTTTTAAAACTGGAGAGTGTAGTGAAGAAGAGCGAGAGAGTTTTTATCCGGTTACATTATATTGTGAGAAATGCGAGAAAGATGCAACAATGATTACACATTTTGATGAAGTATTAAAAACAGTACGGTATGAATGTATATGTGGAAATCAAAATGAATTATCGGTATTAAATACAAATAAAATGAAACTGAATTGGAAAATCGATTGGCCGATGAGGTGGATGATAGAGGATGTTATTTTTGAACCAGGTGGAAGAGATCATTCATCAGAAACGGGTAGCTATAATGTATCCAAGGAAATTGCAAGGGAAATATTTAATCGTGAAGCTCCTCATTACGTTGCGTATGATTTCATAGGAATAAAAGGCAATCATGAAAAAATGTCAAGTTCTTCAGGGAATAATATTACACTTAGTGAGTTGTTAAAAGTGTATTTACCAGAAGTGATTCTTTTCATGTTTGCTAAATATAGACCAAACGCAGCTTTTCATATCGCTCTTGATGAAGATGTGATTCGCAATTATACAGAATATGAACGATTGAAAGATAGTTATGAGAATAAAACGCTCAAAAATGAAGATTTATTTGATGCAATTAAACTCTCTAGAGTTGATAGCGGGTTTAAAGAATATCCGAGATTTAATCAAGTAGCAGGAACGTTACCGTTATTAAATTTTGATTCATCTATTTTACAAGATACATTAGAAAAAATAGATAGAAGGTATACATTTGATGCTATGATAGCAATATGTAACCGCGCAGAGTATTGGATAAGAAACTTTCAATCTGAAAAATTAATTGCGGTAAATCAAGAGAGAAATACAGAGTTTTACAACACATTAGATGAAAGACAGAAAGAATGGTTAGTAGAAGTTTGCAAAACACTTCGTTCTAATAAAGATTACTCTAACTTTATGGAACAATTGTATTCAATTTGTCATCATGAAAATAAAAAAATAATGAAAGAAAATCAAAAACAATTATTTTTTATTATATATAGGCTCATTATGAATCAGTCTAGCGGCCCGCGTATACCGTTATTAATACATGTTGTAGGAGTTGAAAAATTCATTACATTATTAGATTTTAAAAAAGGCTAAAAGAAACGCAAGTACTTAAAGGTCTAAGTACTTGCGTTTCAAATTTTGCTACCGTGAATACATTTTCGGACATTCATCACCACTAGGTTCATAAAAACAGTGACTTTTAAATTGTCCTACAAATGGCTGGTTATACCATTCAGGCGGACAAGCTCCAACTGGACGGAAATACCAAAGAGCCCATCGTGCTGGCCAGCGCCATTCACCTTGTAAAACTTTTCTTGCGATATCTTTTTCTGATTCGCGAGCACGCTGATAAAAATATCCGTATTGCACTGCTTCAAATCCACCTGGACTTTGATATACTGCATCACGCACAGATCGAAGTTGTTTAAAGTCTAAGCAATCACAAAATACACGATTTACTACTACGCAGCCAACAAGTTGTTCACCTTGTCGACCTTCTCCTTCAGCTTCAGCACGAATTAAACGAGCTAGCAAATCCACATCGCTTTCGTTATATGGAATAAGGGGCATAGTGCTACCACCTTTCTTTACCTGTTATAGTAAAGAGTGTATGTATGAAAATAAGCTAGGTGCTTTTCTATAGGTAAATATCAATAAATATTAAAAGGAGCTTTTATGCAAAAAGCTAATTAATAATTGTAGAGTAATATAAAAAGGGAGAGATAACATGTATTGTATTCATAAAGAACATATCATTTACGCAATGTCACCAGATAATCAGCCTTGCATGGAAGTAGAAGTAGGGAGTCGTGTTGTATTTGAAACATATGATTGCTTTGAAAATCAAATTGACTCTGAAGATGTTGCGTTTCAAGAATTAGACTGGAACCGCATTAATCCAGCAACTGGACCTGTTT includes these proteins:
- a CDS encoding zinc-binding dehydrogenase, translated to MERYKLVLEGPKQFKWEKCEIKPIQHDEIIIKTIAGAISIGAELPQYSGSDVTDTNPIYPRKTGYESYGEVIQVGNKVTNVNVGDKVVSFYGHETIGIVTGYKVIRVPSYIKPKVALLSILSCDAAKGVLKIDPRQDEKVLITGMGVIGLLACYFLKSYVGVKQVDVVEPNKNRREFAKKFGVKNTFDSEEQIIETYNYGFECSATNRGFHTLQKAINNNGEICILSDGNIEELALTADFYRKELKIIGSSDGYDYQKHADWFFSQIEQTPWIEEIFQHEIHYSTLEQCFAELSKGTINPLKVFVSYE
- a CDS encoding DUF2197 domain-containing protein, which produces MHMMFYEIVCFSCKNIFRVYEGSEKYKRFKEKPKGTYCCDECSHKIQLEAIKHLFR
- a CDS encoding class I SAM-dependent methyltransferase; protein product: MNRIDHIRHEEKKYHDLCYEQYKLFETGSWLYKPVKTVMNLLDYFEGQNNLQVLDLGSGVGRNSITIAQKIKNASGTVACVDLLDSALTKLQTYSKEHDVFEVIKTEQASIENYYIQPDTYDYIVAVSSLEHVKSEEDLTNVLHSMKRGTKTGGINCLIINSNIQEIDLHTNEELDALIEINLPTDDMIHLLKSIYKEWQEIKVEIKELAYDIVRNERHIQLKTNAITFVFKK
- a CDS encoding class I SAM-dependent methyltransferase; this encodes MEFWESSFIEKQTMWGFEPTESAILTKDVFLEKNVKDILVPGIGYGRNAKVFIDNGLNVTGIEISKTAIDLAKQNGLEDVSIYHGSVNEMPFDNKLYDGIFSHALLHLLNEKEREKFIKDCYNQLKPGGYMVFTTVSKKAPMYGKGKKLEQDYFEIMEGVKMFFYDNASIKQDFNKYGIVQVSEIDEPNKNMENKPSINFLMIKCKKEL
- a CDS encoding SMP-30/gluconolactonase/LRE family protein — protein: MISNIELVLDAKASLAEGPCWNEKKQLLYWVDIIEKQLCILNPTANTNRVIALNQQIGCVVPYLEDVLLLAMENGFYSINVKTEILTHIFDPEPHLIENRFNDGKCDPAGRFWAGTTDTYGINAAGSLYCLHNNLSVEKKVSHVNTSNGIAWSPDHTYLYFIDTPTKKVVRYQNNIRTGEIHNPSDVIIFPENDGLPDGMTIDEEGCLWIAHWGGSKITRWNPLTGEQILSIPIPALYVTSCTFGGPNLTDLYVTTARTRMTDDELKEYPHAGGIFRIQTNVKGCPTYSFCNKNIGAETI
- a CDS encoding cell wall hydrolase codes for the protein MPLIPYNESDVDLLARLIRAEAEGEGRQGEQLVGCVVVNRVFCDCLDFKQLRSVRDAVYQSPGGFEAVQYGYFYQRARESEKDIARKVLQGEWRWPARWALWYFRPVGACPPEWYNQPFVGQFKSHCFYEPSGDECPKMYSR
- a CDS encoding DUF421 domain-containing protein codes for the protein MNMILESIILILTGMIALKMTGSKSVSQMTRAEIIIVVSIGRIIVEPVLSRKVVPSIFAAVIFASVLLIIHFFELKSRKVEQFLNGSSVVIVENGEIVKENLMKAKMSEQQLYMQLREKGILDLKSLQQVTAEPNGRIGYQLIEKAQPITLEVLEKVIDQYNIKR
- the lysS gene encoding lysine--tRNA ligase, encoding MHWAYEVAHELIRKHPNKETFVCASGISPSGSVHIGNFREIITTYFVVRALQDLRKKTRFIFSWDDYDRFRKVPKNIDPSFAKYIGMPYCDIPDPYGCHNSYAEHFEKEFEKSLQAFGIEVEFIYQHAEYRSGRYNKNILEALYRRKEIYDILMSFKTGECSEEERESFYPVTLYCEKCEKDATMITHFDEVLKTVRYECICGNQNELSVLNTNKMKLNWKIDWPMRWMIEDVIFEPGGRDHSSETGSYNVSKEIAREIFNREAPHYVAYDFIGIKGNHEKMSSSSGNNITLSELLKVYLPEVILFMFAKYRPNAAFHIALDEDVIRNYTEYERLKDSYENKTLKNEDLFDAIKLSRVDSGFKEYPRFNQVAGTLPLLNFDSSILQDTLEKIDRRYTFDAMIAICNRAEYWIRNFQSEKLIAVNQERNTEFYNTLDERQKEWLVEVCKTLRSNKDYSNFMEQLYSICHHENKKIMKENQKQLFFIIYRLIMNQSSGPRIPLLIHVVGVEKFITLLDFKKG
- a CDS encoding UDP-N-acetylmuramoyl-L-alanyl-D-glutamate--2,6-diaminopimelate ligase encodes the protein MKLKELANLLLIKETIGDMDVEITGLEMDSRKITSGNLFICVSGIDGFLEDRHQFVEDAVNKGAVALIVERDVNIEIPKIIVKDARYAMAVIASHFYGYPSNKMKLIGITGTNGKTTTSYLLEKILSDYGYHTGLMGNNGVKVGSKWYPTDINTQEPPTLQRNLQMMKNQNADYCVMEVTSQGLHMGRVKGCNFKIAVFTNLTQDHLDYHGTFDEYKHVKGLLFSRLGNDFSTTDKKVTILNADDPSVEYFKNITSAEVITYGMHNGADVQAKSITLSSKGIRFLVSSFNGEIEVNLNLVGRFNVYNALAAITAALVEDIPLTNISDSLSNLKSIEGRMEIIDANQDFLVIVDYAHTPDALENVLSTISEFSKGKIITVFGCGGDRDAKKRSIMGEIAGSYSDFVFITSDNPRSEDPQLIMKDIEKGFSKNNNLNYKVEVDRELAINHAIKMASSNDIVLIAGKGHETYQILKDTTIHFDDKEKARQAIINK